A stretch of DNA from Manihot esculenta cultivar AM560-2 chromosome 7, M.esculenta_v8, whole genome shotgun sequence:
CATAAGGAAAACAAAGGCCAAAAAGTTCTAAACCATGTATACAAAGTGTAATCTATGtgtaaagaaaataaagtaGCATGACTAATCAATAAGCATGATTAATCAAtcattaatgaatttatttttatgtcaTATCAGTGCACATCCACCTTCAGAACCTGAAAAGAGCCCTcacttttttctccttttttcactttttttccACCGAAAACAAGTTTACTATAGACTTGCATAACAAGAAAACCAAATGCTAAGTATATCTTTCAGCATAAGCATTTAGCTTCATGATATATTGTCAAACTTTTGATGTTAAACATACAAACATGTTACCAAATGCCTCAATGTCTAACTCTAaggttcatcttcttgttcagAACaagtaaaatagaaaaagaaacctACAATCATGATAATAATCCTGCACCTTTAGCTGACTAAAAGTCTATGTGAATCACTCGTCTTTTCCATTCCTCTCTATCAATCTCAATCCCAATCCCAATCCCAATCCCAATCCCAATCCTAAGTCAGCTAATAGGAGTTTTATGAACAAACAAAAACCTAATAATTTTCTTGCTAATTTGATCAGTCATTCAAGAAAAGGAAAGAGAGTTTACAGTTTGAGATTAAACCTATTCAGAGTAACTTTGTATGTATatcaaacatgcaaaaacatttTGTTCCATTTTTTTCCCCAAAACAGCAAGACTCACAAAGAGACTACTAGCGATCCTGACAAGTACGGTGGAAGGTACCGTGAGACAGCTCACAGAAAGCCCGCAAGTTAGCATTGAGGTGTGATGTGAGGTGGTTTGTGAACACCATGCTATGCAGAGGCAAGAATGATTGCAGACATCCCAGTTCTCCCATGTTCCTACAAGGGTACACAAGAAGTAATTAAGAGGCAGTATACTTGAGGCAAAGGGGGAAAAGAAAAGGCTTCATCCAGTTTCTTAGGAAATGCACAATAAGTATTGGATCTTTCATCTGAAACAAAAACCTCCATTCACGGCAGCCCATTAAGCTGAATTCAGTAGACTTTATATGAATTTATTGCCAATTAAAAAAGAACAAATTGCAAGAAAAAATACATTCAGAAAAAGAtcaattttacaaataaatgtCCACCATTCAGTGGCTATCCTTCCaataaatcaatatattaaaTGGGAAACACACATAGTAGAAAATAACAGACAATATTTAGATTTCCAAACACCACAACAGAAACTTCTTTCTGATGATGTATTTAGGCTTATAAAAGttaatgattaataaaagaaaccCCGTACCTAGATGCAGCAAAGGACAGGCGGCGAGACTGGACACGGGGGGAGGCAGTGGGCGGGAGACGGATGCGGGGGAGCGGAAGCGAGGAGACGCGAGATGGAGCCCTGGCAGCGGAAATGAGCGTGCGTGAGATAGATCCTCCACTTCGCCAAGCCATTTTTGTGCCAAAACTCTGCTTGAGCTTTCGAATAAGCGAAGTGACAACAAGCGAGGAGCAGAGCAAGGTGACAACAATGGGTTTTAGGGTTTAAGAAACAGCATATTTTTTCGAGGTATTATTAAATTActccttaaatttaattttttgtaaataaaataatcctttattgatattttgtattttttcttttactaaaatattttttattaatattttattagtaatatttttataaattatactttaaattaaaattttagtctaattaataaattaattttttatttttaaaattaaatatttaaactctTGTATTTTTATTCCGTtgaataatcaatttttttatcaactgctgttatataaaatgaaaatatcaattttatttctgtaattgtgaaatcttaaaattaaatatattcatatgaaaataaatataactttATATGCCAATTGATAAAAACTTAAATATGTGTATGTGAGAGATTTTGAACTCATCAAAtctagattttaataaaaattatagttttttagaaattattttaaaaattaatttaataattatatcagTCTTCTGACTTAATCAGCTAAAAATATTGCTCACTCCTTTGCTAGGCAACCAAAAGAGcatcatcttcaattctttcTCTCTTACCATCGGGAACCCTCTCAATGACTTTCCTTCCCTTCATCTTcatctgcttttttttttattgcctTTCCATCATTACATCTCTAATTTTGTTAACATACCTATGTCTTCGAGATTAATCTTCCTAATCCtagaaaaaaaaaggtaaaaattGATATTGAAGATAATTGGGTGCTTTAAATTATCATAGAAATGCATGTGGAGAAGGAAGACAAATGATGCTTGGTATTACATGGAGCACATCAAGGAGAAATTTGCTAAGAGGTTTaggatatttaaaattaaaaaatcatcaaATTTTTGTAGCTTCTTATCTTTGCATGTCTCtcttttttaaactttttttctctctttttgtaAACATGTATAAAGTTTAGAATGAaggatataaatttaaaaaaaaataaaaaaacacatATGTGTACTTATCCCTCTTCAACTACCAATAATATATGGTCACTAATTCGGAGGATATTTGTTTATTAAGAGAGAAATGAAGGGGAGAGGGTGTTATTGAAAGAAAGGAGAATAAATTTTGATTCATAATAAGGgtgtttttgaaatttaaaatatatatctcttctttttaatagattttaaaatagaatGATCTCTAAtttgaatgaaataaaaatatatggatTTAAGTATTCGGTTTTAAAAATAGAGGAactgttttattaataatattaaaattcagggactaaagtataatttattcttttttatttattattttaataataaaaaattaagataatttattattttattttaaaaatagttaaatatatgagttttctccattatttatttatttattattattattattataaataattttatttaaaatatacaaattaatattttttaacttataaaaatcaatttaaacaggttataattataatatgtaataataaaaattaaattttaattttaattaaatataaaaattttatacttataaaaattaatttagatggacttcaaagtataaaattaatttttaatttttaattaaatataaaaattaatcttaatttttaaatctataatttttatacttacagaaattaatttttatacttacagaatattaattttatatttattattttccataatacaaataaaatcaatttttaaaaattaaaatgataatctctcaatttttatattattaaaataatatataaaaataattttttattattaaaaaatattagtcacatattttaaagtaaattgtTGCATAATTATtgcatatatataattaacagTTGATAACAAAAAGTTGGTTTtgataattagtaattaatagcTAATTGATAATTGCAATTGAAATATTCGAAGCATTTCAGTAAACTATGATTACTGTTAGTGTTTATATAGAAAATGATAAATAAGGATTTgtacattatttaatttataaattattaaaaatacagttataatttattatataatatatatatataatttaaaaatatgattaataataaaataaactttatgttttatgtatatatataactttattatataaaagtgatcaatattataattaatataattatttttataatatttatatttattttataattataaatagtttattaatatatattaaaatttatattaatatgaaaatttaataattaataaatattaaaaagataatatagttaaaataaattataaaatttcatcagCTATCCGCTgatgtaaaaaattatagtttaaaTTGAGTTGTGATGCTTTCAATCTACTGTATGGGTTTGGAGAATTTATACTCTGGTTGAAGGAGAAGATTGTACTCGCAACTTATTTTGTGAGATACAATCTACAACTTCGATGCATTAATGGGTGTTGGACTATCACCGACCCTTTGATATAGGGTTGAATTTTAATGAAgtttaaattaagaatttaacAATCACACAATCTAACGAGGActagaattttattatttttctataagTTTTTGAACATAATATATTAGGATTATACTACATATTtctatttatagaaaaaatataaaaaaaaacaaaataattttgaaaaaattcgcTAGAGCCCTCATACTCTGCCCTCGTACTCTGCCCTCCACATCCCTAACCAACTCAGCACAGAGTTGGATTTGCAATCGTGGGAGTGATAGTGTACGATTCATAATATATCATTAAATTCCATATCTCAATTCTAATCTTCAGtctttccatcatcttttcataTTGTTGTGATACAAACCAAAAGGTCTGATACCATTTGTTAATAATCGAACAATCACACTGATGCTCTGAGATTcagagaaaatagggtttacaatggTTGAGTACGCCTGGTCTGAGAGGAGGGtactcctctccttttattcttttcttttgtctgctagtgacgttcAACGACCTTACTGCTactgggccacctgtctctgtcatACAAATACGTACGTACAAAAGCGTCAGACGTTTGCTCCATGTtgaacggccatttaattttcccCCTGGCACACGTGTAAACAGATCTATTAGGTGGATGGGCCGATTATCCCTTCTCCCGCTATGCCTCATGACCGAGCTGGGGGTGAAGAGACTGATGCCCAAGGGAGGCCTAATTTCAAGGCCAAAGGGTCTGCGCCGACCCATTTAAGAGGCTTCATGAACCTTGG
This window harbors:
- the LOC110618642 gene encoding uncharacterized protein LOC110618642 isoform X2 — protein: MAWRSGGSISRTLISAARAPSRVSSLPLPRIRLPPTASPRVQSRRLSFAASRNMGELGCLQSFLPLHSMVFTNHLTSHLNANLRAFCELSHGT
- the LOC110618642 gene encoding uncharacterized protein LOC110618642 isoform X1, with product MAWRSGGSISRTLISAARAPSRVSSLPLPRIRLPPTASPRVQSRRLSFAASRNMGELGCLQSFLPLHSMVFTNHLTSHLNANLRAFCELSHGTFHRTCQDR